In Endozoicomonas sp. GU-1, one DNA window encodes the following:
- a CDS encoding transposase, with amino-acid sequence MYAAIGDITAFQNGREMAAWLGLVPKQQSTGGVPTLLGISKRGDTYLRTLLIHGGRTIVRVADKHDDRRNNWIKELNQRRGKNIPAVTVANKNARIAWAVLTKKEPYKAGA; translated from the coding sequence ATGTATGCAGCGATTGGTGACATAACGGCATTTCAAAATGGTCGGGAAATGGCAGCCTGGCTTGGACTGGTACCCAAACAACAGTCTACCGGTGGCGTACCCACTTTACTGGGGATCAGTAAACGAGGTGACACCTACCTGCGAACCCTGTTGATACACGGTGGACGAACCATTGTCAGGGTAGCCGACAAACACGACGATCGACGTAATAATTGGATTAAAGAGCTTAACCAGCGCAGGGGCAAGAATATACCAGCGGTGACAGTTGCCAATAAGAATGCTCGGATTGCCTGGGCTGTGTTAACCAAGAAAGAACCCTACAAGGCAGGAGCATGA